The following proteins are co-located in the Prionailurus viverrinus isolate Anna chromosome A1, UM_Priviv_1.0, whole genome shotgun sequence genome:
- the LOC125175618 gene encoding protocadherin beta-14 translates to MEIKGVLALQKRQVLILFVLLGLSQAGPESVRYSVAEETEVGSFVANLARDLGLGVEELSSREARVVSDDNEKHLQLDLLTGDLLLNEKLDREELCGFTEPCVLHFQMVLENPLEFFRGELHVKDINDHSPMFLDKEILTKISESTSSGTTFLMESAQDLDVGTNSLQNYTLSPNSHFYIKIRDSGDGKIYPELVLDRALDHEEEPELTLTLIALDGGSPPRTGTTLVLIKVLDINDNAPEFAQRLYEVHVLEDTPAGSWIITISAKDMDSGNYGKISYTFLHASEDIRKTFEINPISGEVHLRSCLDFEVIQFYTINIQATDGGGLSEECSLLVKVVDINDNPPEVTISSFTKTVPENASETLVALFSVRDQDAGDNGRMVCSIQDELPFFLKPTFKNFFTLVSEKALDRETRSEYNITITVTDLGTPRLKTQHNITVTVSDVNDNAPAFSQTTYTLRVRENNSPALHIGSVSATDRDSGANAQVTYSLLPPADPQLPLASLVSINADNGQLFALRSLDYEALQAFEFGVRAADRGSPALSSQARVRVLVLDDNDNAPFVLYPPQNGSAPCTELVPRAAEAGYLVTKVVAVDGDSGQNAWLSYQLLKATEPGLFGVWAHNGEVRTARLLSERDAVKHRLVVLVKDNGEPPRSASVTLHVLLVDGFSQPYLPLPEVAAAEARADPLTVYLVVALASVSSLFLFSVLVFVAVRLCRRSRAASAGRCSGPEGHFPGHLVDVSGTGTLSQSYQYEVCLTGDSGTNEFKFLKPIIPSLPVPDTGRNIGGNENFRNSFGFNIQ, encoded by the coding sequence ATGGAGATCAAAGGGGTGCTCGCTCTGCAGAAAAGGCAAGTCCTGATTCTCTTTGTTTTGCTGGGATTATCTCAGGCGGGTCCTGAATCGGTGCGATATTCAGTGGCAGAGGAAACAGAAGTTGGTTCTTTTGTGGCAAATCTTGCAAGGGATCTAGGGCTTGGGGTGGAGGAGCTGTCCTCACGGGAGGCCCGGGTAGTGTCTGATGATAATGAAAAGCACTTACAACTTGATTTACTGACGGGGGATTTGCTCCTAAATGAGAAACTGGACCGAGAAGAGCTCTGTGGCTTCACCGAGCCGTGTGTGCTACACTTTCAGATGGTATTGGAAAATCCTTTAGAGTTTTTTCGGGGTGAGCTGCATGTCAAAGACATAAATGATCACTCCCCTATGTTTCTGGACAAGGAAATACTTACTAAAATATCAGAAAGTACCAGTAGTGGAACCACATTCCTAATGGAGAGTGCCCAAGATTTGGATGTAGGAACCAACAGTCTCCAAAACTACACACTTAGCCCTAATTCTCATTTCTACATTAAAATTCGAGACAGTGGTGATGGAAAGATATACCCAGAACTGGTCCTGGACAGAGCATTAGATCATGAGGAGGAGCCTGAGCTCACATTAACACTCATAGCACTGGATGGTGGATCTCCACCCAGGACTGGAACAACTTTGGTTCTCATCAAGGTCTTGGACATCAATGACAATGCCCCTGAGTTTGCTCAGAGGCTCTATGAAGTACATGTCCTGGAGGACACACCTGCTGGCTCCTGGATTATCACCATTTCTGCTAAGGATATGGATTCAGGAAATTATGGGAAAATATCATACACATTTTTGCATGCATCAGAAGATATTCGTAAAACATTTGAAATCAATCCAATATCTGGGGAGGTTCACTTGAGATCATGCCTGGATTTTGAAGTAATACAGTTCTACACTATAAATATTCAGGCAACAGATGGTGGGGGTCTTTCAGAAGAATGCAGTCTTCTGGTTAAAGTAGTGGATATAAATGATAATCCACCAGAAGTGACCATCTCATCATTTACAAAGACAGTTCCAGAGAACGCCTCAGAGACTCTGGTTGCTCTTTTCAGCGTCCGAGACCAAGACGCTGGGGACAATGGGAGGATGGTTTGCTCTATTCAAGACGAGCTCCCTTTTTTTCTGAAACCAACCTTCAAGAACTTTTTCACTCTAGTTTCGGAAAAAGCACTGGACAGAGAGACAAGATCTGAGTACAACATCACCATCACCGTCACCGACTTGGGGACCCCCAGGCTGAAAACGCAGCACAACATAACCGTGACGGTCTCCGACGTCAACGACAACGCCCCCGCCTTCAGCCAAACCACCTACACCCTGCGCGTCCGCGAGAACAACAGCCCCGCCCTGCACATCGGCAGCGTGAGCGCCACGGACAGGGACTCGGGCGCCAACGCCCAGGTCACCTACTCGCTGCTGCCGCCCGCGGACCCGCAGCTGCCCCTGGCCTCCCTGGTGTCCATCAACGCGGACAACGGGCAGCTGTTCGCGCTCAGGTCCCTGGATTACGAGGCGCTGCAGGCGTTCGAGTTCGGCGTGCGCGCGGCCGACCGCGGCTCGCCCGCGCTCAGCAGCCAGGCGCGGGTGCGCGTGCTGGTGCTGGACGACAACGACAACGCGCCCTTCGTGCTGTACCCGCCGCAGAACGGCTCTGCGCCCTGCACCGAGCTGGTGCCCAGGGCGGCCGAGGCGGGCTACCTGGTGACCAAGGTGGTGGCGGTGGACGGCGACTCGGGCCAGAACGCCTGGCTGTCGTACCAGCTGCTCAAGGCCACGGAGCCCGGGCTGTTCGGCGTGTGGGCGCACAACGGCGAGGTGCGCACGGCCCGGCTGCTGAGCGAGCGCGACGCCGTCAAGCACAGGCTGGTGGTGCTGGTCAAGGACAATGGCGAGCCGCCGCGCTCGGCCAGCGTCACGCTGCACGTGCTGCTGGTGGACGGCTTCTCGCAGCCCTACCTGCCGCTCCCGGAGGTGGCGGCGGCCGAGGCGCGGGCCGACCCGCTCACCGTCTACTTGGTCGTCGCCTTGGCGTCCGTGTCGTCGCTCTTCCTGTTCTCGGTGCTGGTGTTCGTGGCGGTGCGGCTGTGCAGGCGGAGCCGGGCGGCGTCTGCGGGTCGCTGCTCGGGGCCCGAGGGCCACTTTCCGGGCCACCTGGTGGACGTCAGCGGCACGGGGACCTTGTCGCAGAGCTACCAGTATGAGGTGTGTCTGACGGGAGACTCGGGGACCAATGAGTTTAAATTTCTGAAGCCAATTATCCCCAGCCTTCCAGTCCCTGACACTGGTAGGAATATAGGGGGAAATGAGAACTTTAGGAATAGCTTTGGATTCAACATtcaataa